One window of the Manihot esculenta cultivar AM560-2 chromosome 14, M.esculenta_v8, whole genome shotgun sequence genome contains the following:
- the LOC110600395 gene encoding coiled-coil domain-containing protein 130: protein MSSLAAARADNFYYPPEWTPEQGSLNKFHGQHALRERAKKINQGILIIRFEMPFNIWCGGCNSMIAKGVRFNAEKKQVGNYYSTKIWSFTMKSACCKHEIVIQTDPKNCEYVIISGAQRKTEDFDVEDAETFALPADEERGKLADPFYRLEHQEEDLQKKKEAEPVLVRLQRVSDARHSDDYALNKALRSRLRSQKKRVAEEEVASRKMGLGIRLLPTTKEDSAAAANVKFSSKFDKNRKDKRALIHATSIFPESYGASFSNKKRLELEAKRRKISAAAVSNMLTGGFKPSSWSQCKKQHK, encoded by the exons ATG TCTTCATTGGCAGCAGCAAGAGCTGATAATTTCTACTACCCCCCAGAATGGACTCCAGAACAG GGTTCCTTGAACAAGTTTCATGGTCAGCATGCTCTCAGGGAGAGAGCAAAAAAGATAAACCAGGGCATTTTGATAATCAG GTTCGAGATGCCATTCAATATATGGTGTGGTGGTTGCAATTCCATGATTGCAAAGGGTGTTCGGTTCAACGCAGAGAAAAAGCAAGTGGGGAACTATTATTCAACAAAG ATATGGAGCTTCACCATGAAATCTGCATGCTGCAAACATGAAATTGTTATTCAGACAGATCCAAAAAATTGTGAATATGTGATTATTAGTGGGGCACAACGGAAGACTGAGGATTTTGATGTTGAGGATGCAGAGACATTTGCACTTCCTGCAGATGAAG AAAGGGGTAAGCTAGCGGATCCATTTTATCGTCTTGAGCATCAGGAAGAGGATCtgcagaagaagaaagaagctgAGCCAGTACTAGTTCGGCTTCAACGAGTATCTGATGCCAGACATTCCGATGACTATGCTCTTAACAAGGCTCTTCGATCCCGACTTAGAAGTCAGAAGAAAAGagttgctgaagaagaggttgcttCAAGGAAAATGGGACTTGGCATACGGCTGCTTCCAACTACAAAAGAAGATTCTGCTGCCGCAGCAAATGTGAAGTTCTCTTCAAAGTTTGACAAAAATAGAAAGGATAAGCGAGCATTAATTCATGCAACTTCAATCTTTCCAGAATCTTATGGGGCCTCCTTTTCCAATAAGAAGCGTTTGGAGCTAGAAGCCAAGAGAAGGAAAATCAGTGCGGCTGCAGTATCTAACATGCTGACAGGTGGATTTAAGCCATCTTCATGGTCGCAGTGTAAGAAACAGCACAAGTGA